Proteins co-encoded in one Podospora pseudoanserina strain CBS 124.78 chromosome 7 map unlocalized CBS124.78p_7, whole genome shotgun sequence genomic window:
- the PRE6 gene encoding Proteasome subunit alpha type-4 (EggNog:ENOG503NWE5; COG:O; MEROPS:MER0004372), translated as MASGYDRALSVFSPDGHVFQVEYAGEAVKRGTCAVGVKGQDVVVLGCEKRSAMKLQDTRITPSKIGLIDTHVCLAFAGLNADARILVDKARLEAQSHRLNLEDPVTIEYITKYVAGVQQRYTQSGGVRPFGISTLIVGFDKGSEVPRLYQTEPSGIYSAWKANAIGRSSKTVREFLERNYKEDMDREATVRLAIKSLLEVVQTGAKNIEIAIMAPGKTLELLPVEDIENYVKNIEQEKQEEADKKKKGRTPGQGSAAILTRQKDESEQ; from the exons ATGGCATCGGGCTACGATAGAGCGCTCTCAG TCTTCAG tcccGACGGCCACGTCTTCCAAGTCGAATACGCCGGCGAGGCCGTCAAGCGAGGAACCTGCGCCGTAGGCGTCAAAGGCCAAgatgtcgtcgtcctcggctGCGAGAAGCGCTCGGCCATGAAGCTCCAAGACACCcgcatcaccccctccaagatTGGCCTCATCGACACGCACGTCTGCCTCGCCTTTGCCGGCCTCAACGCCGACGCCCGCATCCTCGTCGACAAGGCCCGATTAGAGGCCCAGTCCCACAGGCTCAACCTCGAGGACCCCGTCACGATCGAGTACATCACCAAGTACGTTGCCGGAGTGCAGCAGCGGTACACACAGAGCGGTGGCGTGAGACCTTTTGGCATCTCCACGTTGATTGTGGGGTTTGATAAGGGGAGTGAGGTGCCGAGGTTGTATCAGACGGAGCCGTCGGGGATCTATTCTGCTTG GAAAGCGAATGCCATCGGCCGTTCCAGCAAGACAGTCCGCGAGTTCCTCGAGCGCAACTACAAGGAGGATATGGACCGGGAAGCCACTGTTAGACTCGCCATCAAGtctttgttggaggtggtgcaaACTGGCGCCAAGAATATCGAGATTGCCATCATGGCGCCTGGCAAGACGTTGGAGTTGCTGCCGGTGGAGGATATTGAGAATTACGTCAAGAATATCGAGCAGGAGAAGCAAGAAGAGgcggacaagaagaagaagggccgGACTCCAGGGCAGGGAAGTGCTGCCATATTGACTCGGCAAAAGGATGAGTCTGAGCAGTAG
- a CDS encoding uncharacterized protein (EggNog:ENOG503P3UA; COG:S) codes for MCKHILNAQVSIRSPCCRKWFDCVDCHTESQTHPLLQSFEMVFACKKCKKCFRKDVKEFEEADEYCPHCDNHFVLDALTPKAAITVEADDVRVDARMLKDDRVAAKKERPTVFDPDADVDKLG; via the exons ATGTG TAAACATATTCTAAACGCCCAAGTCTCGATCCGCTCCCCCTGTTGCAGGAAATGGTTCGACTGCGTAGACTGCCACACCgaatcccaaacccaccccctcctccagtccTTCGAGATGGTCTTCGCCTGCAAAAAGTGCAAAAAATGCTTCCGCAAGGACGTCAaagagtttgaggaggcggacgagTACTGCCCCCACTGCGATAATCACTTCGTCCTCGacgccctcacccccaagGCCGCCATCACCGTGGAGGCCGACGACGTCCGGGTCGACGCCAGGATGCTCAAGGATGACAGAGTAGCCGCCAAGAAAGAAAGGCCGACCGTGTTTGATCCCGATGCCGATGTTGACAAGTTGGGTTAA
- the SSL2 gene encoding DNA repair helicase RAD25 (EggNog:ENOG503NTVF; BUSCO:EOG09260HSP; COG:L), which produces MPPKRKAPGTQGAAAKAGRTSALSTPGPGTPRSLDSSMMSEEDEDFLNDEDVDEAQKQREDMLAKEADQFVNKWALTSKNVDGGEEAGQRTYDAASQYFKKRDYSHYQLKPDHQNRPLWIEPDGTIVLERFSPLSEQATDFLITIAEPKSRPSLLHEYRITTHSLYAAVSIGLRPQDIINTLDRFLKTPLPPRILNFISSCTQSYGKVKLVLKNNKYFVESVDTQLLQKLLADPQIRAARISGTTDISTSYAPTMAGLVIPGTKNAAGVHQADLKQGNNQNGEQGQAGAEADVFAALNEEDDDDEKEAVHSFEISDASVETVQKQCLEIGFPILEEYDFRNDNVNPNLEIDLRPNTLIRPYQEKSLSKMFGNGRAKSGIIVLPCGAGKTLVGITAACTIRKGVIVLCTSSMSVVQWRQEFLKWSNINPEDIAVFTADSKNKFSGSTGIIVTTYSMVTNSRERSHDSKKMMDFLRGREWGLMLLDEVHVVPADVFRRVISSIKSHSKLGLTATLLREDDKISHLNFLIGPKLYEANWMELSQQGHIAKVQCAEVWCSMPPEFYDEYLRANSHMKRTLYAMNPRKFQACQYLINYHEARGDKIIVFSDELYSLKQYALKLKKVFIYGGTGQAERMQVLENFQHNPDVNTLFLSKIGDTSLDLPEATCLIQISSHFGSRRQEAQRLGRILRAKRRNDEGFNAFFYSLVSKDTQEMYYSSKRQAFLVDQGYAFKVITQLANINDTPDLAFATPQERRELLQRTLVDNEKGFEQDAETDDLFGKPSGRRGAGGARGRKAGNGVRRTAGTLGELSGGQDMAYIEQNKAANKGLKGKGAGKKADAGGQNSFFKKIQREKEKIKGAR; this is translated from the coding sequence ATGCCGCCGAAAAGAAAGGCGCCTGGCACTCAGGGTGCGGCGGCGAAAGCTGGTCGCACCTCGGCGCTCTCAACGCCCGGTCCTGGCACGCCGCGCAGTCTTGATAGCTCCATGATgtccgaggaggatgaggacttTTTGAACGAcgaggatgtcgatgagGCTCAGAAGCAGCGCGAGGACATGCTCGCGAAGGAGGCGGACCAGTTCGTGAACAAATGGGCCCTCACCTCCAAGAATGTGGACGGCGGTGAGGAGGCGGGTCAAAGAACCTACGATGCCGCCTCTCAGTACTTCAAGAAGAGAGACTACTCTCACTACCAGCTCAAGCCCGATCACCAGAACCGCCCGCTCTGGATCGAGCCGGACGGGACCATTGTGTTAGAGCGCTTCAGCCCACTGTCAGAGCAGGCCACAGACTTTCTGATCACCATTGCCGAGCCAAAGTCGCGTCCATCTCTGCTTCACGAGTACCGCATCACAACGCACAGCTTGTATGCCGCTGTGTCGATTGGTCTCAGGCCGCAAGATATCATAAACACGCTCGATCGCTTCCTGAAGACACCGCTGCCTCCCAGGATTCTCAACTTCATTAGCAGTTGTACCCAGAGCTACGGCAAGGTAAAGCTCGTGCTCAAGAACAACAAGTACTTTGTAGAGAGCGTTGATACACAACTGCTTCAGAAGCTGTTGGCTGATCCACAAATTCGTGCAGCCCGCATCTCTGGGACTACTGACATCAGCACCAGCTATGCGCCCACCATGGCCGGCTTGGTCATTCCCGGCACCAAGAACGCTGCCGGCGTCCACCAGGCCGATCTGAAGCAGGGGAATAATCAAAATGGCGAGCAAGGGCAGGCAGGCGCCGAGGCCGATGTCTTTGCTGCCTTgaatgaagaagatgatgatgacgagaagGAAGCCGTTCACTCTTTTGAGATCTCGGATGCCTCGGTCGAAACGGTGCAGAAACAGTGCCTGGAGATCGGCTTCCCAATCCTCGAAGAGTACGACTTCCGAAACGACAATGTGAACCCTAACCTCGAGATTGACCTCCGGCCCAACACTCTGATCCGGCCGTACCAGGAGAAGAGTCTTAGCAAGATGTTTGGCAACGGCAGAGCCAAGAGCGGTATCATTGTCTTGCCTTGCGGAGCGGGCAAAACGTTGGTGGGTATCACGGCTGCTTGTACCATCAGGAAGGGAGTTATTGTCCTCTGCACGAGTTCTATGTCAGTCGTCCAGTGGCGCCAGGAGTTCCTCAAGTGgtccaacatcaacccagaGGACATCGCTGTCTTCACAGCCGACAGCAAGAACAAGTTCTCGGGGAGTACTGGCATCATTGTCACCACATACTCCATGGTGACCAACTCCAGAGAACGGTCTCACGACAgcaagaagatgatggattTCCTCAGAGGGCGAGAATGGGGGCTGATGCTCCTCGACGAAGTCCACGTCGTCCCCGCCGATGTCTTCCGCCGCGTCATCTCGTCTATCAAGTCGCACTCTAAGCTTGGTCTcaccgccaccctcctccgtgAGGATGACAAGATCTCCCAtctcaacttcctcatcGGCCCCAAGCTCTATGAGGCCAACTGGATGGAATTATCTCAACAAGGCCACATCGCCAAGGTCCAGTGCGCAGAAGTGTGGTGTTCCATGCCCCCGGAATTCTACGACGAGTATCTCCGCGCCAACTCCCACATGAAGCGCACCCTCTACGCCATGAACCCGAGGAAATTCCAAGCTTGCCAGTACCTGATTAACTATCACGAAGCGCGCGGCGATAAGATCATCGTCTTCTCTGATGAGCTTTACTCTCTCAAACAGTATGCTCTCAAACTCAAAAAGGTCTTCATCTACGGCGGCACCGGCCAGGCGGAGCGCATGCAAGTCCTCGAAAACTTTCAGCACAATCCCGATGTCAACACTCTCTTCTTGTCCAAGATTGGCGACACCTCCCTCGATCTGCCCGAAGCAACCTGTCTCATCCAGATTTCTTCTCATTTCGGCTCCCGTAGGCAAGAGGCCCAGCGTCTCGGCCGTATCCTACGAGCCAAGCGCCGTAACGATGAAGGCTTCAACGCCTTTTTCTACTCTCTGGTATCGAAAGACACCCAAGAGATGTACTACTCCTCCAAGCGCCAGGCCTTCCTCGTTGATCAGGGGTACGCCTTCAAGGTTATCACTCAGTTagccaacatcaacgacacgCCCGATCTTGCCTTTGCCACGCCTCAGGAACGCCGGGAGCTTCTTCAACGAACGTTGGTCGACAATGAGAAGGGCTTTGAGCAAGACGCCGAGACTGATGATCTGTTTGGGAAGCCCTCTGGCAGGAGAGGTGCTGGGGGTGCCAGGGGAAGGAAGGCTGGGAACGGGGTTAGGAGGACGGCGGGTACGCTTGGGGAGCTGTCGGGTGGGCAGGATATGGCGTATATTGAGCAGAACAAGGCTGCGAATAAGGGGTTGAAGGGCAAgggggcggggaagaaggcggatGCTGGGGGGCAGAATTCGTTCTTCAAGAAGATtcagagggagaaggagaagattaAGGGGGCGAGATAA
- the PRO3 gene encoding delta 1-pyrroline-5-carboxylate reductase (EggNog:ENOG503NVU1; COG:E) — MSASQTTSSPELTMAVIGCGTMGIAILSGILASLDEKSTSPPPSGTSTPLYETTTTPRLPSKFIACVKRPESAKKLKTAFSSYTTPVTILTNSNLPAVQSADIILLACKPYMVNELLSEPSLAPSLSGKLLISILAGVTETQLSQTLTTANGGQPVNCQIVRAMPNTASLIRESMTVIGISNPPLDPETMGTVTWIFKRIGEVVYLPPSNMDVCTSLCGSGPAFFALMLEAAIDGAVAMGLPRAEAQRMAAQTMKGAAGLVLNGDHPALLRDKVSTPGGCTIGGLLVLEEGRVRGTVARAVREATVVASQLGQGVQGVNGTRFPGNNFQ, encoded by the exons ATGAGCGCTTCTCaaaccaccagctcccccgAGCTCACCATGGCCGTCATCGGCTGCG GAACAATGGGCATAGCAATCCTCTCCGgcatcctcgcctccctcgaCGAGaaatccacctccccccccccctccggcacctccacccccctctacgaaacaaccaccaccccccgcctcccctccaaaTTCATTGCCTGCGTCAAGCGTCCCGAATCCGCCAAAAAGCTCAAgaccgccttctcctcctaCACCACCCCGGTAACAATCCTCACaaactccaacctccccgccgtcCAATCCGccgacatcatcctcctggcCTGCAAACCCTACATGGTCAACGAACTCCTCTCCGaaccctccctcgccccctccctcagTGGTAAActcctcatctccatcctcgccggcgTAACCGAAACCCAgctctcccaaaccctcaccaccgccaacggCGGCCAGCCCGTAAACTGCCAAATCGTCCGCGCAATGCCAAACACTGCCTCCCTCATCAGGGAAAGCATGACCGTCATCGGAAtcagcaacccccctcttGACCCCGAGACGATGGGGACGGTTACCTGGATTTTCAAGCGGATTGGCGAGGTGGTCTACCTCCCTCCGTCAAACATGGATGTTTGCACTTCGCTGTGTGGGTCAGGGCCGGCTTTTTTCGCGTTGATGCTTGAGGCTGCTATTGATGGGGCTGTTGCGATGGGTTTGCCGAGGGCGGAGGCGCAGAGGATGGCTGCGCAGACTATGAAGGGGGCTGCGGGGTTGGTGCTGAATGGGGATCACCCTGCGTTGTTAAGGGATAAGGTTAGCACGCCGGGGGGGTGTACcattggggggttgttggttctggaggaggggagggtgagggggacgGTTGCTAGGGCTGTGAGGGaggcgacggtggtggcTAGTCAGTTGGGCCAGGGGGTGCAGGGGGTTAATGGGACGCGGTTTCCTGGTAATAACTTCCAGTAG
- a CDS encoding uncharacterized protein (COG:S; EggNog:ENOG503NYTD), whose translation MDDSHKPPIAHQGPAAQQPPSSSNTTVPRQQPQNPQPERAVAGHGPKVNNTPNNTKWSKNNSQKLKNLSNYINNNNSTGTNHHHHHHHHHHHHHHSTKKMADPFEVRMRFTNQLRQLNASVTSAQKAAQFALKHHEMGEDLHSCILEQLEKNNMNTRANIMYFIEHFLDLAQKESHPEYVVLMQRDIIRVVDAVAPEDGTGIANVKVARKVLQALAAKSFLDGELLSQIEEVLRERYSAAQQDLALMSSPTTAVGDGDVGGGGGVPTPQTRVSIGGGGKGKMKLDRKQVEQRIEEDRERHKRQREGIWAVSPENEAELSKLWEETSELGEDDERMCDEEWEEWKEAMGGGCGHWGERTNGDHHS comes from the exons ATGGACGACTCTCACAAGCCTCCAATTGCCCATCAAGGTCCAGcagctcaacaaccaccatcatcttcaaatACAACTGTGCCAAGACAGCAACCACAAAACCCACAACCAGAACGTGCCGTCGCTGGTCATGGTCCAAAAGTCAATAACACCCCCAACAATACAAAATGGTCCAAAAACAATAGCCAAAAACTAAAAAACCTTTCCAActacatcaacaacaacaattcAACCGGCacaaaccatcatcatcatcatcatcatcatcatcaccaccaccatcactccACCAAAAAAATGGCCGACCCCTTCGAAGTGCGAATGCGCTTCACAAACCAGCTGAGGCAACTCAACGCCTCGGTTACGTCTGCCCAAAAGGCGGCCCAGTTCGCGCTCAAACACCATGAAATGGGGGAGGATTTGCATTCTTGCATTTTGGAGCAGCTTGAAAAG AACAACATGAACACCCGCGCCAACATTATGTACTTTATCGAACACTTCCTCGACCTCGCCCAGAAGGAATCCCACCCTGAATACGTTGTTCTCATGCAGCGGGACATCATCCGCGTCGTTGACGCTGTCGCTCCCGAAGATGGGACCGGGATCGCAAACGTCAAAGTTGCGAGGAAGGTCCTGCAGGCGTTGGCGGCAAAGTCGTTTCTTGATGGGGAGCTGCTGAGTCAGattgaggaggtgttgagggagaggtatTCTGCCGCGCAGCAGGATCTGGCGCTCATGTCGTCGCCTACTActgctgttggggatggtgatgtgggtgggggtgggggggtgccTACGCCGCAGACTAGGGTTTCtattggtggtggtgggaaagggaagaTGAAGTTGGATAGGAAGCAGGTTGAGCAGAGGATTGAGGAGGATAGGGAGCGGCATaagaggcagagggaggggatttggGCGGTTAGTCCGGAGAATGAGGCCGAGTTGAGCAAGTTGTGGGAGGAGACGAGCgagctgggggaggatgatgagaggatgtgtgatgaggagtgggaggagtggaaggaggcgatggggggtgggtgtgggCATTGGGGGGAGAGGACTAATGGGGATCATCACTCATGA
- the HAT1 gene encoding histone acetyltransferase 1 (BUSCO:EOG09263EVJ; COG:B; EggNog:ENOG503NWPI) has translation MADDDGAWTASANEAFVISLVAPGSNGKESKFHPRFTYPIFGEEEEIFGYQDLQINLRYNATDMRPNLQIKFSKQFPAIGDAEPLDIKEVLSEFLPEVAFQPLKDWKSELAKPRDDWTPPGELLTSFTNKAGRFEVWKGSLSDPAVKQLVKRIQILVPLFIEGGTAINVDDKDAGHWTVFFLYQKKTDPSNKKPTYIFAGYSTVYRFFFLHLPPTPPTTPLSDNTSSPSPINDPIVIKEDFPLGTPTIDITTLPCRSRISQFLILPPFQHLSLGSRLYHTVYQTYLFHPPTKEITVEDPNEAFDDMRDINDLRHLRSLPSFQALQINTSTPIPKTGPVPKNIIDEAAAEKVRKEAKITKRQFYRVLEMQLMSRLGESVRPGIGLDESKKVATATERKEYALWKLMLKKRLYVHNRDALGQLQLEERVEKLGEVVKGVEFDYARLLVKMEDQEQRLMEEGEGVVVAMNGKGKRKATTEGVDDDDNGESVRKKARAEDEEEEEEEEEEEEE, from the exons atggccgacgacgacggcgccT ggACGGCTTCCGCCAACGAGGCTTTCGTGATCTCTCTCGTTGCCCCAGGCTCCAATGGCAAAGAGTCCAAATTCCACCCCAGATTCACATACCCCATctttggcgaagaggaggaaatcTTTGGCTACCAAGACCTCCAAATCAACCTCCGCTACAATGCGACCGATATGCGCCCCAACCTCCAGATCAAGTTCAGCAAGCAGTTCCCCGCCATAGGCGACGCCGAACCCCTCGACATCAAGGAAGTCCTCTCCGAGTTCCTCCCCGAGGTTGCCTTCCAACCCCTGAAAGATTGGAAATCCGAACTTGCCAAGCCCCGCGACGACTGGACACCCCCCGGTGAGCTCCTCACCAGCTTCACCAACAAGGCCGGCCGCTTTGAAGTCTGGAAAGGCTCCCTCTCCGACCCAGCCGTCAAGCAGCTCGTCAAGCGCATCCAGATCCTCGTCCCCCTCTTCATCGAGGGCGGCACCGCCATCAACGTCGACGACAAAGACGCTGGCCACTGgaccgtcttcttcctctaccaaaagaaaaccgacccctccaacaagaaACCAACCTACATCTTCGCCGGCTACTCCACCGTCTaccgcttcttcttcctccacctccccccaaccccaccaaccacccccctttctgACAAcacctcttcaccctccccaatcaaCGACCCCATCGTAATCAAGGAAGACTTCCCCCTCGGCACCCCCACAatcgacatcaccaccctcccctgcCGCTCCCGCATCTCCCagttcctcatcctcccccccttccagcACCTCTCCCTCGGCTCCCGCCTCTACCACACGGTCTACCAAACCtacctcttccacccccccacaAAGGAAATCACCGTCGAGGACCCAAACGAGGCCTTTGACGACATGCGCGACATCAACGACCTCCGCCATTTGCgttccctcccctccttccaagccctccagatcaacacctccaccccgaTCCCCAAAACAGGGCCCGTACCCAAAAACATTATCGACGAGGCCGCCGCCGAAAAGGTACGCAAAGAGGCAAAGATTACAAAGAGGCAGTTTTATCGCGTCCTGGAAATGCAGCTCATGTCCCGGCTGGGAGAGTCCGTCCGTCCGGGCATCGGCCTGGACGAGAGCAAAAAAGTTGCCACTGCgacggagaggaaggagtACGCGCTCTGGAAGTTGATGCTCAAGAAGAGGCTGTACGTGCACAATAGGGACGCGCTTGGACAGCTCCAACTAGAAGAGAGGGTGgagaagctgggggaggtggtgaagggggttgagtttGATTATGCGAGGTTGCTTGTCAAGATGGAGGATCAGGAGCAGAggctgatggaggagggcgagggggtggtggtggcgatgaatgggaaggggaagaggaaggcgaccacggagggggttgatgatgacgataaTGGGGAGAgtgtgaggaagaaggctagggctgaggatgaggaggaggaggaggaggaggaggaggaggaggaggagtag
- a CDS encoding uncharacterized protein (COG:U; EggNog:ENOG503NWZP) encodes MSGLIFLVVTSVVMAVASFLAGALPLSISLTQSQLRFVASLGAGLLVGSCLIVIVPEGIEAIASASSDHHRDDNAPHRHRRDDPPQTEDDELPAFHIGLSLILGFALMFLIDRLPRHLTDRFTPPPQSRHVSLDNLSTHQPDSDLEDESFLGGLTPSPKQSRSLATTIGLVIHAAADGVAMGASATTSNMNVGLIIFFAILVHKAPAAFGLTSTLLKQGLSKRAARVHLMVFSLAAPVGALVTYFMVGMLGGAFGGGGGGSGGRGCCSCSAGDVFVCGYACYAGGEFFWGWGGMIMLGREVGGLFRGWEWGGIGGGRLELRDTLGTVVGMLLPLATRFGHHHHH; translated from the exons ATGAGTGGCTTAATCTTCCTCGTCGTGACCTCG GTGGTCATGGCCGTGGC ctccttcctcgccggcgCACTCCCCTTATCCATCAGCCTCACCCAATCCCAACTCCGCTTCGTCGCCTCCCTCGGCGCGGGTCTTTTAGTTGGATCATGCCTTATAGTCATTGTCCCCGAGGGCATAGAAGCcatcgcctccgcctcctccgaccATCACCGCGACGATAATGCCCCGCACCGTCACCGTCGCGATGATCCCCCTCAGaccgaagacgacgagctCCCAGCCTTCCACATcggcctctccctcatcctcggcttcgCCCTCATGTTCCTCATCgaccgcctcccccgccatcTAACAGACCGcttcacccctcccccccaatcccGCCACGTAtccctcgacaacctctcCACTCACCAACCCGATTCCGACCTCGAAGACGAGTCCTTCCTCGGGGGTTTGACACCCTCCCCGAAACAATCACGATCACTAGCAACGACAATAGGACTGGTGATCCACGCGGCAGCAGACGGTGTTGCGATGGGGGCGTCAgcgacaacatcaaacatgaACGTCGGCCTgatcatcttcttcgccattCTGGTCCACAAGGCCCCCGCGGCGTTTGGGCTCACGTCTACGCTGCTTAAGCAAGGGTTGAGCAAACGAGCGGCGAGGGTGCATCTCATGGTGTTCAGCCTGGCGGCACCGGTGGGGGCGCTGGTGACGTATTTCATGGTAGGCATGCTGGGGGGAGcatttggagggggaggagggggaagtggtGGACGGGGATGCTGCTCTTGTTCAGCGGGGGACGTTTTTGTATGTGGCTATGCATGCTATGCAGGAGGAGAATtcttttggggttgggggggcaTGATCATGCTGGgcagggaggtgggggggttattcagaggttgggaatgggggggaataggaggggggaggttggagttgagggatACTTTGGgaacggtggtggggatgttGCTGCCTTTGGCGACGAGGTttgggcatcatcatcatcattag
- a CDS encoding uncharacterized protein (COG:S; EggNog:ENOG503NY0E), whose amino-acid sequence MSYNPPMSFSERRGAVFNEELSLNTHHGIKSLAQPRPRGPPTPSMSTPAADFDQVTGSPPPPPTPAASPGPSNSRPDWKSADETEEAYLATIRQYFVKCNSAQRGRLLSDLLNLCTSQQLSFVHQFVSPLLKKDPFTTLPDELCLRILSFIDDPKVLVRASQVSRRWRDLLSDDMTWKNLCVKHDYQRRMSEVQAMRAELYGHAQRDDGAAAGDCSGALTSNSLPTSFGSSTGARPRLTSYKSHFKQRYLVDVAWRTGGRNISKNLTQDGGVVTSLHLTSKYIIVALDNARIHVFDTEGNALRTLQGHVMGVWAMVPWDDILVSGGCDREVRVWDLTTGNCLHTLRGHTSTVRCLKMSDANTAISGSRDTTLRVWDIRNGTLIKLLVGHQASVRCLEIKGDIVVSGSYDTTAKVWSISEGRCLHTLSGHYSQIYAIAFDGYRVATGSLDTSVRIWNAQTGECQAVLQGHTSLVGQLQMRGGTLVTGGSDGSVRVWSLERFCPIHRLAAHDNSVTSLQFDDTRVVSGGSDGRVKVWDLKTGQLVRELITQGEAVWRVAFEDEKCVAMALKNSRTVMEVWNFSPPEEMLNDRPVIPLKRTLDAPAPDGSRPLSAFALDYRGAGSSSSGNGMLDVDMPDAGPSTAPLQQSGGMFFRDP is encoded by the exons ATGTCCTACAATCCTCCAATGAGTTTCTCCGAGAGGAGAGGGGCCGTCTTTAACGAGGAGTTGTCGCTGAATACACATCATGGCATCAAGAGCCTGGCGCAACCGCGTCCCAGAgggccaccaacaccgagtATGAGCACGCCCGCGGCAGACTTCGATCAGGTTACCggctctccaccacctccacccacGCCGGCGGCATCCCCAGGACCATCCAACTCGAGGCCGGATTGGAAGAGCGCCGACGAAACCGAGGAGGCCTACCTTGCTACGATTCGCCAGTACTTTGTCAAGTGCAACAGTGCTCAGAGGGGGCGGCTGCTGTCTGATCTGCTGAATCTCTGCACCAGTCAACAGCTGAGCTTTGTGCACCAGTTTGTCAGCCcgctgctgaagaaggatCCATTCACTACTCTCCCAGATGAACTGTGTCTTAGA ATCCTCTCGTTCATCGACGATCCCAAGGTGCTTGTGCGCGCATCGCAAGTGTCCCGAAGATGGCGGGATTTGCTGAGTGATGACATGACGTGGAAGAATCTATGCGTAAAGCACGATTATCAGCGTAGGATGTCGGAAGTCCAAGCTATGCGGGCAGAACTCTACGGTCATGCTCAGCGAGACGACGGTGCGGCCGCCGGGGACTGTTCCGGCGCGCTCACGTCCAACTCGCTACCCACGTCGTTTGGAAGCAGCACCGGCGCGCGGCCGAGGCTCACGTCGTACAAGTCACACTTTAAGCAGAGATATCTGGTTGATGTGGCTTGGAGGACGGGCGGGCGGAACATCTCCAAGAATCTCACCCAGGATGGCGGTGTGGTCACGAGTCTGCATTTGACCTCCAAGTACATCATTGTGGCTCTTGATAATGCCAGGATCCACGTGTTTGATACCGAAGGAAACGCGCTTCGCACCCTGCAGGGCCATGTGATGGGTGTCTGGGCTATGGTGCCCTGGGATGATATCCTGGTCAGTGGTGGCTGTGACAGAGAGGTTCGGGTTTGGGACCTGACGACTGG AAACTGCCTGCATACGCTTAGGGGTCACACCTCCACGGTCCGCTGTCTTAAGATGTCAGATGCCAACACGGCCATTTCCGGATCCAGAGACACGACCCTTCGGGTTTGGGATATCAGAAACGGCACACTGATCAAGCTGCTTGTCGGCCACCAGGCCAGCGTCCGGTGTTTGGAGATCAAGGGTGATATCGTGGTGTCTGGCAGTTATGATACCACCGCCAAGGTGTGGAGTATTTCCGAAGGTCGCTGCCTTCACACGCTTTCGGGGCATTACAGCCAAATCTATGCAATCGCCTTTGATGGCTACCGGGTGGCGACTGGCAGTCTTGACACTAGTGTCAGGATTTGGAATGCGCAGACAGG TGAATGTCAAGCTGTTCTCCAAGGCCACACCTCCCTCGTGGGTCAACTGCAAATGCGCGGCGGCACACTCGTCACGGGCGGCAGTGATGGCTCTGTGAGAGTATGGTCGCTCGAGAGATTCTGCCCTATTCACCGGCTCGCCGCCCACGACAACAGCGTGACGAGCTTGCAATTTGACGACACGAGGGTTGTCAGCGGAGGTAGCGACGGGCGAGTCAAGGTCTGGGATCTCAAGACTGGCCAGCTGGTTCGCGAGCTTATCACGCAGGGCGAGGCTGTGTGGAGGGTTGcgtttgaggatgagaagtGCGTCGCGATGGCGCTGAAGAATAGCCGGACCGTCATGGAG GTTTGGAACTTCTCGCCACCAGAAGAAATGCTCAACGACCGCCCTGTTATCCCATTAAAGAGAACCCTCGACGCCCCAGCACCAGACGGCAGCAGACCACTCAGCGCCTTTGCTCTGGACTACCGGGGTGCTGGAAGCAGTAGTAGCGGCAATGGAATGCTTGACGTCGATATGCCCGACGCAGGACCGTCCACCGCGCCACTTCAACAGAGCGGTGGCATGTTTTTCCGGGATCCATGA